A window of the Vibrio pomeroyi genome harbors these coding sequences:
- a CDS encoding ABC transporter permease yields the protein MVTFLVKRLFQALIVMFVISLVAFAIQDNLGDPLRELVGQSVSESERQALRDELGLNDPFITKYTRFVGAALQGDLGTSYFFKRPAVDVILDKLVATLELVFGASLIIVCLSIPLGVYSAIHPKSFFTKLVMAGSSIGISVPVFLTAIMLMYVFSIELGWLPSFGRGETANWFGWESGFLTIDGLAHLVLPSIALASIMLPLFIRLVRSEMLEVLSSEYIKFGKAKGLALNKIYYQHALKNTMLPVLTVGGVQIGTMVAYTILTETVFQWPGTGFLFLEAINRVDTPLITAYVIFVGLIFVVTNTIVDLLYGIINPTVNITGKGA from the coding sequence ATGGTTACGTTTCTGGTCAAGCGCCTGTTTCAGGCACTGATAGTGATGTTTGTGATCAGTTTGGTGGCGTTTGCCATTCAGGATAACCTGGGCGACCCGTTGCGTGAGTTAGTCGGTCAATCTGTTTCAGAATCGGAGCGTCAAGCGCTGCGTGATGAACTCGGCTTAAATGATCCCTTCATTACAAAATACACTCGCTTTGTGGGCGCAGCTCTACAAGGTGATCTTGGTACTTCATATTTCTTTAAACGCCCAGCTGTGGACGTAATCTTAGATAAACTAGTCGCAACGCTTGAACTTGTGTTTGGCGCTTCTCTGATCATTGTTTGTCTGTCGATTCCACTTGGCGTTTATTCTGCAATACACCCAAAAAGCTTCTTCACTAAACTGGTGATGGCGGGCAGTAGTATCGGCATTTCTGTGCCTGTTTTCTTAACCGCAATCATGTTGATGTATGTATTCTCTATTGAGTTAGGTTGGCTGCCGTCGTTTGGACGTGGTGAGACCGCAAACTGGTTTGGTTGGGAGTCTGGCTTCTTAACGATAGATGGCCTTGCGCACTTAGTGCTGCCAAGTATTGCTCTAGCATCTATCATGCTGCCTTTGTTCATTCGTCTAGTACGCTCTGAAATGCTAGAGGTTCTTAGCTCTGAGTACATCAAGTTTGGTAAAGCAAAAGGCTTAGCCCTGAACAAGATCTACTACCAACACGCTTTGAAAAACACAATGCTGCCAGTATTAACGGTAGGTGGTGTTCAAATCGGTACTATGGTGGCTTACACCATTCTTACTGAAACTGTATTCCAGTGGCCGGGCACCGGCTTCTTATTCCTTGAAGCGATTAACCGAGTGGATACACCACTGATTACCGCATACGTTATCTTCGTAGGACTTATCTTCGTAGTAACGAACACCATTGTTGACTTGCTATACGGCATCATTAACCCAACAGTGAACATCACAGGGAAAGGAGCATAA
- a CDS encoding ABC transporter permease encodes MEQTTTAPSRWERFKQSDILYYFLRDKVAMVSFAIFAAFLVMALAAPILAPTDPYDVTSIDIMDSELPPSWMEDGEERFLLGTDEQGRDILSTMLYGSRLSLTIGFLAVGLQLTLGIIIGLSAGYFGGRIDSFLMRFADVQLSFSTMMVAIIVSAIFKASFGSDFYAQYAVVMLVVIIGIAEWPQYARTIRASVLAEKKKEYVEAARVMGFRAPRIMFRHILPNCLSPILVISTVQVANAIMSEAALSFLGLGLPVDQPSLGALISTGFNYIFSGAWWITAFPGVLLVTLVLVINLLGDWLRDVFNPKIYKG; translated from the coding sequence ATGGAACAAACAACAACAGCTCCATCTCGTTGGGAGCGATTCAAGCAGTCAGACATTCTGTACTACTTCTTACGTGACAAAGTGGCAATGGTCAGCTTTGCCATCTTTGCAGCCTTCTTAGTGATGGCTCTCGCGGCACCGATTTTAGCGCCAACAGACCCGTATGACGTGACGTCTATCGACATCATGGATTCAGAGTTGCCACCATCTTGGATGGAAGACGGCGAAGAACGTTTCTTACTGGGCACTGATGAGCAAGGTCGTGACATCCTATCGACCATGCTTTACGGCTCTCGTCTTTCATTGACGATTGGTTTCTTAGCGGTTGGCCTTCAGCTGACTCTAGGTATCATCATTGGTCTGTCTGCGGGTTACTTCGGTGGCCGTATCGATAGCTTCTTGATGCGTTTTGCCGATGTTCAGCTTTCGTTCTCAACCATGATGGTTGCGATCATTGTCTCGGCTATCTTTAAGGCAAGCTTCGGTAGTGACTTCTACGCGCAATATGCCGTTGTTATGCTGGTGGTGATCATCGGTATTGCCGAATGGCCGCAGTATGCGCGTACGATTCGTGCATCGGTATTGGCAGAGAAGAAGAAAGAGTATGTAGAAGCGGCGCGTGTGATGGGCTTCAGAGCGCCTCGCATCATGTTCCGTCATATTCTGCCTAACTGTTTATCACCGATTTTGGTTATCTCTACAGTACAGGTGGCAAATGCCATCATGTCAGAGGCGGCACTTTCTTTCCTAGGCTTAGGTCTTCCGGTAGACCAACCGTCACTGGGTGCCCTGATCAGTACTGGTTTTAACTACATTTTCTCAGGAGCATGGTGGATCACAGCATTCCCAGGTGTGCTTTTGGTAACATTAGTTCTAGTTATTAACCTACTAGGCGACTGGTTACGTGACGTGTTTAACCCTAAAATTTATAAAGGGTGA
- a CDS encoding SPOR domain-containing protein — MKLTMNAVCRAVMRNYRMGLIAASLLVSSQVSAESVLCDATQASTNQLPQLEQSCPIGKGVWGSKAPKRHSDNELFWVQCGLLNKPLSLSRAKPLYEKISTNVWMKPEGGDYRCLIGPYSTFSDARKDLAQVRKVPGYGEAFIRMVDKSKTSSQPIVAKAAAPKAVESKAVKPTPAKLKPVAKPASKPVVATQAVTSAAAIQAFPSSGTSSNNDLDIEIRVTANVAGSQYAIPYLLDHQQQFYMEQGKPWSRLDYASAELVCKQVKMKLMTEKQWQSILGSKVMEKQNWPMHLPYWGADKKGLFTNGNVNQLKGSSLLNVMCVK; from the coding sequence ATGAAATTGACAATGAATGCTGTATGTCGTGCTGTGATGAGAAATTATCGTATGGGGCTTATCGCTGCATCCCTTTTGGTATCGAGCCAAGTTAGTGCAGAGTCGGTTCTATGTGATGCAACTCAGGCAAGCACCAATCAATTACCACAGCTAGAGCAGTCATGTCCGATTGGTAAAGGTGTTTGGGGCAGCAAGGCGCCTAAACGTCATTCAGATAACGAACTGTTCTGGGTTCAATGTGGCCTACTGAACAAGCCTTTGTCGCTGAGCCGTGCAAAACCTCTATATGAAAAGATCTCGACTAATGTTTGGATGAAGCCTGAAGGCGGTGACTACCGTTGTTTAATCGGCCCTTACTCTACCTTTTCTGATGCAAGAAAAGACCTAGCTCAAGTACGTAAGGTTCCGGGCTATGGTGAAGCCTTTATTCGTATGGTGGATAAGTCGAAAACTTCATCACAACCTATTGTCGCAAAAGCAGCAGCACCTAAAGCTGTCGAATCCAAAGCGGTTAAGCCTACTCCGGCAAAGCTAAAACCAGTCGCTAAGCCAGCATCGAAACCTGTGGTTGCAACTCAAGCGGTAACCAGCGCTGCTGCAATTCAAGCTTTCCCAAGTAGTGGTACAAGCTCAAACAACGATCTTGATATCGAAATTCGTGTGACGGCTAATGTTGCTGGCTCTCAATATGCGATACCTTACCTTCTTGATCACCAACAACAGTTCTACATGGAACAAGGCAAGCCTTGGAGTCGTCTAGATTACGCCAGTGCTGAGTTAGTGTGTAAGCAGGTCAAGATGAAGCTGATGACTGAAAAGCAGTGGCAGAGCATCTTAGGTTCGAAGGTAATGGAGAAACAGAATTGGCCAATGCACCTACCTTATTGGGGCGCAGATAAGAAAGGTCTGTTTACCAACGGTAACGTAAACCAATTGAAAGGCTCCTCACTACTTAACGTGATGTGTGTGAAGTAA
- a CDS encoding ECF-type sigma factor, translating into MNNQLTDIESLMRDWKAGHKWAEQKLYRFAYAHLYTLAQKERKRSTTKHEQSCWVSWNSIHNTTALVHDAYLKLSSSETQSIEHTRDFLLMAAKIMRQILIDNARRQQAQKRQLPTKVPSQEERHFEQLIIIDKVVDHFTLNYPRQSQAFKLKYLMGLQTQEISQLLTCSDSLIEKDLKFSRSWLTRKINTQHNPIY; encoded by the coding sequence ATGAATAACCAACTTACTGATATAGAATCGCTCATGAGAGATTGGAAAGCTGGGCATAAATGGGCAGAACAAAAGCTCTATCGTTTCGCTTACGCCCACCTCTACACCCTCGCTCAAAAAGAGAGAAAAAGGAGCACAACCAAGCATGAGCAAAGCTGTTGGGTGTCTTGGAATAGCATCCACAACACAACGGCGTTAGTTCACGATGCTTACCTAAAGCTCTCTTCTTCCGAGACTCAATCAATAGAACACACTCGTGATTTCCTGTTGATGGCAGCAAAAATTATGCGACAAATACTCATCGATAACGCTCGACGTCAACAGGCACAGAAACGCCAACTACCCACAAAAGTCCCCTCTCAAGAAGAAAGGCATTTCGAGCAACTAATCATTATAGATAAGGTTGTTGACCACTTTACCTTGAATTACCCAAGACAATCACAAGCATTCAAACTGAAATACCTTATGGGACTTCAAACTCAAGAAATCAGCCAGCTACTAACCTGTAGCGACAGCCTAATTGAAAAGGATTTAAAGTTTTCTCGCTCTTGGTTAACGAGGAAAATAAACACGCAGCACAACCCCATTTATTGA
- a CDS encoding DUF6482 family protein: MNLLIESFEGGIYLAYQVVGEQKQLIKDDHQHPMKFLSVNQARDHFSDQGVASATLIHNSAYDEMCGEHCGSTQPFEIDLKWS; encoded by the coding sequence ATGAATCTACTAATTGAATCATTTGAAGGCGGGATTTACTTAGCTTACCAAGTCGTTGGCGAGCAAAAACAGTTAATTAAGGACGACCACCAGCACCCAATGAAGTTTTTGAGTGTCAATCAAGCACGCGACCACTTCAGTGACCAAGGTGTAGCGTCGGCTACCCTCATTCATAACAGCGCTTATGATGAAATGTGTGGTGAGCACTGTGGCAGTACACAACCGTTCGAGATTGATTTGAAGTGGAGTTAA
- a CDS encoding ABC transporter substrate-binding protein codes for MKTMKSKLAVALMAAGLSFSAAAADITVGYAADPVSLDPHEQLSGGTLQMSHMVFDPLVRFTQEMDFEGRLASSWERVDETTFRFNLRKGVKFHSGNELTADDVVWTFERLQASPDFKSIFTPYEKMVKVDDYTVELVSKAAYPLVLQTATYIFPMDSKFYSGQTAEGKDKSELVKHGNSFASTNVSGTGPFIVTQREQGVKVTFERFNDYWDTETEGNVDKLTLVPIKEDATRVAALLSGDVDMIHPVAPNDHKRVKNAKNIDLVTLPGTRIITFQMNQNSNEALKDVRVRQAIVHAINNEGIVKKIMKGFATAAGQQSPTGYAGHNEDLVPRYDLKKAKELMKEAGYEDGFTLTMMAPNNRYVNDAKVAQASAAMLSKIGIKVDLKTMPKAQYWPEFDLCSADMMMIGWHSDTEDSANFNEFLTMTRNEETGRGQYNCSGYSNPEMDAIVEASNTETDPVKRSEMLKGVEATLYNDAAFVPLHWQSEAWGAKSNVGAADVVNPMVMPYFGDLVVK; via the coding sequence ATGAAAACCATGAAAAGCAAATTAGCAGTAGCTTTAATGGCAGCTGGCCTAAGCTTTAGTGCAGCAGCAGCAGATATTACCGTTGGCTACGCAGCTGACCCAGTATCACTTGACCCGCACGAGCAGCTGTCTGGTGGCACACTGCAAATGTCTCACATGGTGTTTGACCCTCTAGTACGTTTCACTCAAGAGATGGATTTTGAAGGCCGCTTAGCATCTAGCTGGGAGCGTGTTGATGAAACGACTTTCCGCTTCAACCTACGTAAAGGTGTGAAATTCCACTCTGGTAACGAACTGACTGCTGATGATGTTGTGTGGACTTTTGAACGTCTACAAGCTTCTCCAGACTTTAAGTCTATCTTCACGCCATACGAAAAAATGGTCAAAGTGGATGACTACACAGTTGAGCTAGTATCAAAAGCGGCTTACCCACTAGTACTACAAACAGCAACTTACATCTTCCCAATGGACAGCAAGTTCTACTCTGGCCAAACAGCGGAAGGTAAAGACAAGTCTGAGCTAGTTAAGCACGGTAACTCGTTTGCTTCGACTAACGTTTCAGGTACTGGTCCTTTCATCGTAACGCAGCGTGAGCAAGGCGTTAAAGTAACGTTCGAACGTTTCAACGATTACTGGGATACAGAAACTGAAGGTAACGTAGACAAGCTAACACTTGTGCCAATCAAAGAAGACGCGACACGTGTTGCAGCACTTCTTTCTGGCGACGTTGATATGATTCACCCAGTAGCACCAAACGATCACAAGCGTGTTAAAAACGCTAAGAACATCGATCTAGTAACGCTACCTGGTACTCGTATCATCACGTTCCAAATGAACCAAAACAGCAACGAAGCTCTTAAAGATGTTCGCGTTCGTCAGGCGATTGTTCACGCAATCAACAACGAAGGTATCGTTAAGAAGATCATGAAAGGCTTCGCAACAGCAGCTGGTCAGCAAAGCCCAACAGGCTACGCGGGTCACAACGAAGACCTAGTTCCTCGTTACGATCTGAAAAAAGCGAAAGAGCTGATGAAAGAAGCGGGCTACGAAGATGGCTTTACGCTAACTATGATGGCTCCAAACAACCGTTACGTGAACGATGCGAAAGTAGCGCAAGCGTCTGCGGCAATGCTGTCTAAGATTGGTATCAAAGTTGATCTTAAGACTATGCCTAAAGCACAGTACTGGCCTGAGTTTGACCTATGTTCAGCAGACATGATGATGATCGGCTGGCACTCAGATACAGAAGATTCAGCGAACTTCAACGAGTTCCTAACTATGACTCGTAACGAAGAGACTGGCCGTGGTCAATACAACTGTTCTGGTTACTCAAACCCAGAAATGGATGCGATTGTAGAAGCTTCTAACACCGAAACTGACCCTGTTAAGCGTTCTGAAATGCTGAAAGGCGTTGAAGCAACTCTATACAACGACGCAGCTTTCGTACCGCTACACTGGCAAAGTGAAGCGTGGGGCGCGAAGTCTAACGTAGGTGCAGCAGACGTAGTAAACCCAATGGTTATGCCTTACTTCGGCGACCTAGTTGTAAAATAA
- a CDS encoding serine/threonine-protein kinase yields the protein MSVVNPRITDLFYQLLDLSEAEKTKYLKELKSHQVELYNKIYPLLCTSDLEPLTHIFGVSALQATEKKVNFSDTYIDKYHLSYEIGRGGIGIVYAATRVDKTFHQDLAVKLIQPALSHIIDKKYLFQEAQALATLNHPYITKVIDGGTHEGSVYIVMEHIKGCTLNEYLTTCPLSYPKKLNLFLKICAAISHAHKHQVLHTDLKPENILIDCEGNPKILDFNLMRGISDQLSAHPLTINAYSHDYASPEQISGSPPTFQCDIYALGKILSFMFPKLLISKGDLNCIIQKATRSHALLRYSSTNELYNDITQLIACRPISAYQDQPFHSALKLCQRRPIQCALSTVLIWCGIGFYTPLIKKNQQLQIEKRTSERVTRQFVRTLSQIKESPKSKASINTVLKHTHKAVLGDPGIPTKTKMKLLRIIAPQTTRTESTKGNC from the coding sequence ATGTCAGTAGTCAACCCCCGTATAACCGATCTTTTTTATCAATTATTGGATCTATCAGAGGCAGAAAAAACAAAATACCTAAAAGAATTAAAATCACACCAAGTCGAACTGTATAACAAGATTTATCCCCTTCTCTGCACGTCAGATTTAGAGCCTCTTACACACATATTTGGCGTAAGCGCCCTTCAAGCTACCGAAAAAAAAGTTAACTTCTCTGATACATACATAGATAAATACCACCTATCTTACGAAATAGGTCGTGGCGGCATTGGTATTGTCTATGCTGCTACTCGAGTGGATAAGACATTCCATCAAGATCTTGCAGTAAAACTCATTCAACCAGCTTTATCCCACATCATAGACAAAAAGTATCTGTTTCAAGAGGCACAAGCACTTGCGACGTTGAATCACCCGTATATAACCAAGGTGATCGATGGAGGGACACACGAAGGGTCTGTCTACATCGTTATGGAACATATTAAAGGTTGCACGTTGAACGAGTACCTTACGACCTGCCCCCTGAGTTACCCCAAAAAGCTTAATCTATTTTTAAAGATATGCGCGGCTATATCACACGCACACAAACACCAAGTGCTGCATACCGACTTAAAGCCAGAGAATATCTTGATCGATTGTGAGGGAAACCCAAAGATACTCGACTTTAATTTAATGAGAGGAATCAGTGACCAGTTATCAGCTCACCCACTCACTATCAATGCCTACAGTCATGACTACGCAAGTCCAGAGCAAATCAGCGGAAGCCCCCCCACATTCCAATGCGATATTTACGCTCTAGGAAAAATCTTAAGCTTCATGTTTCCTAAACTACTGATAAGTAAGGGAGACTTAAACTGCATCATTCAAAAAGCGACACGAAGCCATGCCTTACTGCGCTATTCGAGTACTAATGAACTCTATAACGACATTACGCAGCTGATCGCTTGTCGTCCAATCTCTGCATATCAAGACCAACCATTTCATTCTGCTCTAAAGCTATGTCAACGCCGCCCAATTCAATGTGCCTTATCTACTGTTCTCATTTGGTGTGGTATAGGTTTCTACACACCTTTGATAAAAAAAAACCAACAACTTCAAATAGAAAAACGCACTTCAGAAAGAGTCACAAGGCAATTTGTCCGAACGCTTTCTCAAATAAAAGAAAGCCCAAAATCGAAAGCATCGATCAATACAGTACTAAAACATACCCATAAAGCGGTCTTAGGCGATCCTGGTATACCAACAAAAACAAAGATGAAACTGTTACGAATCATTGCCCCACAAACAACTAGGACAGAATCAACAAAAGGAAACTGCTAA
- a CDS encoding NADH:ubiquinone reductase (Na(+)-transporting) subunit B, with product MSLKKRLEDVAPRFEAGGKYEKLYPVYEAFATIFYTPGNVNRGVTHVRDSIDLKRIMILVWLATFPAMFWGMYNVGQQAVMGLTVTYSGAELASIIDSSWRLSWAFGSAEALVSSGWGSQMFLGALYFLPVYATVFVVGGFWEVLFAVVRKHEVNEGFFVSSVLFALILPPTIPLWQAALGITFGIVVAKELFGGTGRNFLNPALAGRAFLYFAYPANMSGGLVWVAADGYSGATPLSQWYEGGSSSLINNITGEAITWMDAFIGNIPGSMGEVSSLLIMLTGVILIVMKIASWRIVAGVIVGLVAASSLMNWIGSETNSMFSMPFYWHFVLGGVAFGTFFMATDPVSAAFTNQSKWAYGILIGVMTVGIRVLNPAYPEGIMLAILFANLFAPLFDFVVKEQNIKRRQKRTVR from the coding sequence ATGAGTTTGAAAAAACGATTAGAAGACGTGGCTCCGCGCTTCGAAGCGGGTGGTAAGTACGAAAAGCTCTACCCTGTGTATGAGGCTTTCGCGACCATCTTTTACACGCCCGGCAACGTAAACCGTGGCGTAACCCATGTTCGAGATAGCATAGATCTCAAACGCATCATGATTCTGGTGTGGCTAGCCACTTTTCCCGCAATGTTCTGGGGTATGTACAACGTCGGTCAGCAAGCCGTGATGGGTTTGACTGTGACCTATTCTGGCGCAGAGCTTGCCTCCATCATCGACAGCAGTTGGCGCTTATCATGGGCGTTTGGTAGTGCTGAAGCTTTAGTCTCTAGTGGCTGGGGAAGCCAGATGTTTCTCGGTGCTCTCTACTTTCTTCCTGTTTATGCCACAGTGTTTGTGGTTGGTGGTTTTTGGGAAGTCTTATTTGCGGTTGTACGAAAACACGAGGTCAATGAAGGCTTCTTTGTGAGCTCGGTTCTCTTTGCCTTAATTCTTCCACCAACGATTCCGCTATGGCAAGCAGCTCTAGGTATCACCTTCGGTATCGTCGTTGCCAAGGAGTTGTTTGGTGGTACTGGGCGAAACTTCCTCAACCCTGCATTAGCGGGTCGAGCGTTTCTTTACTTTGCCTATCCTGCCAACATGTCCGGTGGCTTGGTATGGGTTGCCGCTGACGGCTATTCAGGTGCGACACCACTGAGCCAATGGTATGAAGGCGGTAGTTCGTCACTCATCAACAACATAACAGGTGAGGCGATCACTTGGATGGATGCCTTCATTGGTAATATTCCAGGATCGATGGGTGAAGTGTCTTCATTGCTGATCATGCTAACGGGTGTGATTCTGATTGTGATGAAGATAGCCTCTTGGCGTATTGTAGCGGGTGTGATTGTCGGCCTTGTGGCGGCGTCGAGCTTGATGAATTGGATTGGCTCAGAGACTAACTCTATGTTCTCGATGCCGTTCTACTGGCACTTCGTATTAGGCGGTGTCGCGTTTGGTACTTTCTTTATGGCAACGGATCCGGTTTCTGCGGCGTTTACTAACCAAAGTAAGTGGGCTTACGGGATCTTGATTGGTGTAATGACGGTCGGTATCCGAGTGCTCAACCCTGCTTACCCAGAGGGCATTATGCTCGCTATCTTGTTTGCTAACCTGTTCGCTCCGCTGTTCGACTTTGTCGTGAAAGAGCAAAACATCAAGCGCAGACAAAAACGCACAGTACGATAA